In a single window of the Nocardioides sp. genome:
- a CDS encoding MMPL family transporter, which produces MTSTRPFLTRMRAVVITLLGFLLAGGLIGGLGEAEREASPTDNAPSGYDSTKVTELLPELPSGDGSAAVLLFTKDGGFSKSDVGALQKKYAALLMEAVKDAPEGAQPPEGSGQPEGQPKESGRPEGQPGLTLSEDGTAAIGVVPILEAEEVAAAKAVTTLREDAKADLPEGVESAVTGPAAIQADLADVFSGANTTLLMVTGGVVILLLLITYRSPLLWIVPFLTVALADRTAVVAATQVLHAFDVAWDASTTGILSVLVFGAGTDYALLLISRYRDELRVHENRFEAMGVAWRRTFEAVITSAGTVFLGLLAMLLSVVPSTRGLGLACVVGIAVAAGFVLGVLPAFLTIFGRGIFWPLVPKVGDQGLAEGHGFWRRIGDAVAKRPALYAVAATLLLGVMSLGLLQIKSGLSVEDQFLDTPESISASARLSESFPSGTSDPTIVLTRADAQEVVEAAQDSTGVANARVANEGDGLSRIDVVFDDGAGDTEAGDLVRDLRTTLSDFDDTWVGGTQAEAVDETDAAERDRWLIIPLVLLVIWITLMVLLRSIVAPAILVVTVIATNFAALGAAWWLYTGLFGFEAMDTGVPLFAFIFLSALGVDYNIFLVSRAAEESREHGTRVGMLRGLAATGGVITSAGVLLAAVFAALGVLPLVVLAQLGIVICLGVLLDTLLVRTVLVPAIALILGDRFWWPRKVSRSG; this is translated from the coding sequence ATGACTTCCACGAGACCGTTCCTGACTCGCATGCGCGCTGTCGTCATCACCCTGCTCGGCTTCCTGCTCGCGGGCGGACTGATCGGCGGGCTCGGCGAGGCCGAGCGCGAGGCCAGCCCGACCGACAACGCGCCGAGCGGCTATGACTCGACGAAGGTCACCGAGTTGCTGCCCGAACTCCCCAGCGGGGACGGGTCGGCCGCCGTGCTGCTGTTCACCAAGGACGGCGGGTTCTCCAAGTCCGACGTGGGCGCCTTGCAGAAGAAGTACGCCGCGCTGCTGATGGAGGCCGTCAAGGACGCACCAGAAGGCGCCCAGCCGCCCGAGGGATCGGGTCAACCCGAAGGCCAGCCGAAGGAGTCAGGCCGGCCTGAAGGTCAGCCCGGGCTCACCCTGAGCGAGGACGGCACGGCCGCCATCGGCGTGGTGCCCATCCTGGAGGCCGAAGAGGTGGCGGCAGCCAAGGCCGTCACCACACTGCGCGAAGACGCGAAAGCAGATCTGCCCGAGGGCGTCGAGTCCGCCGTCACCGGGCCGGCGGCGATCCAGGCCGACCTGGCCGACGTCTTCTCCGGAGCCAACACCACTCTGCTGATGGTCACCGGCGGGGTGGTCATCTTGCTGCTGCTGATCACCTATCGCAGCCCGTTGCTGTGGATCGTTCCCTTCCTGACCGTGGCCCTCGCCGACCGTACGGCCGTGGTCGCGGCGACCCAGGTGCTGCACGCGTTCGACGTGGCCTGGGACGCCTCGACGACCGGGATCTTGTCGGTGCTGGTCTTCGGCGCGGGCACCGACTACGCGTTGCTGCTGATCTCTCGCTATCGCGACGAGTTGCGTGTCCACGAGAACCGCTTCGAGGCGATGGGCGTCGCGTGGCGGCGTACGTTCGAAGCGGTCATCACCAGTGCCGGCACCGTGTTCCTCGGCCTGCTCGCGATGTTGCTGTCGGTCGTGCCCAGCACCCGCGGTCTGGGCTTGGCCTGCGTGGTGGGCATCGCGGTCGCGGCGGGATTCGTCCTCGGCGTGCTGCCCGCGTTCTTGACCATCTTCGGTCGCGGCATCTTCTGGCCCCTCGTGCCGAAGGTCGGCGATCAGGGGCTCGCCGAGGGACATGGATTCTGGCGGCGCATCGGCGACGCCGTGGCCAAGCGGCCCGCGCTCTATGCGGTCGCGGCAACCCTGCTCCTGGGTGTGATGTCGCTGGGGCTGCTCCAGATCAAGAGCGGTCTCTCGGTGGAAGATCAGTTCCTCGACACCCCGGAGAGCATCAGCGCATCGGCGCGCCTGAGCGAGTCGTTCCCCAGCGGCACCAGTGACCCGACGATCGTGCTGACCCGCGCCGACGCGCAGGAGGTGGTCGAGGCCGCGCAAGACAGCACCGGTGTCGCCAACGCCCGCGTCGCCAACGAGGGCGATGGCCTGAGCCGGATCGACGTGGTCTTCGACGACGGCGCGGGAGACACCGAGGCCGGTGACCTGGTGCGGGACCTGCGCACCACGCTGAGCGACTTCGACGACACGTGGGTGGGTGGCACCCAGGCCGAGGCAGTGGACGAGACCGATGCCGCCGAGCGTGACCGTTGGCTGATCATCCCGCTGGTCCTGCTGGTCATCTGGATCACCTTGATGGTGCTGCTGCGCTCGATCGTCGCGCCCGCGATCCTGGTGGTGACGGTGATCGCGACCAACTTCGCGGCTTTGGGTGCCGCCTGGTGGCTCTACACCGGCCTTTTCGGCTTCGAGGCGATGGATACCGGCGTACCCCTCTTCGCTTTCATCTTCCTCAGCGCCCTCGGCGTGGACTACAACATCTTCCTGGTCAGTCGTGCCGCCGAGGAGTCGCGCGAGCACGGCACCCGCGTCGGGATGCTGCGTGGCCTGGCCGCCACCGGAGGCGTGATCACCAGCGCGGGCGTGCTGCTCGCTGCGGTGTTCGCGGCCCTCGGCGTGCTGCCACTGGTGGTGTTGGCCCAACTCGGCATCGTGATCTGTCTGGGTGTCCTGCTGGACACCTTGCTCGTACGCACGGTGCTGGTCCCGGCGATCGCGCTGATCCTCGGCGACCGCTTCTGGTGGCCGCGCAAAGTGAGCCGCAGTGGGTGA
- a CDS encoding DEAD/DEAH box helicase, giving the protein MSFTDLGVPARLSDILTTQGITTPTPIQAATLPDSLAGRDVLGRGRTGSGKTLAFALPVVARLTDGGRPVTKRPRALVLAPTRELATQINATFAPLAAAAGLTTTTVFGGVGQNPQVRALRDGVDVLIACPGRLEDLIGQGHVSLDRVEITVLDEADHMADLGFLPAVRRLLNATPRTGQRMLFSATLDKAIDVLVKQFLSSPVTHEADSAQSPVAKMSHHVLHIARDQRVPVLVDLASAPGRTVVFTRTKHGAKALARQLNKSGVPTVDLHGNLGQNARTRNMAAFHSGAATTLVATDVAARGIHVDGVSLVIHADPPAEHKAYLHRSGRTARAGAEGTVITLMTDGQQGDVRALARAAGISPRTTRVGDTGAPILRELAPGERTLVPGGFVVEAPHTSAPSGSSTGKPRRNRRRSGGGAGGQSGGQSRGSQSRGGQSRGGQSRGGQSRDGQSGTQSRGSSSGGQGRPAGSKPKGQSTRRRGGAPSGSGRTHSAAGFSSGRR; this is encoded by the coding sequence TTGTCTTTCACCGACCTTGGCGTGCCCGCGCGCCTTTCCGACATCCTCACCACCCAAGGCATCACCACTCCCACGCCCATCCAGGCCGCCACGCTGCCTGACTCGCTCGCGGGTCGCGACGTGCTCGGCCGGGGGCGGACCGGCTCCGGCAAGACCCTTGCCTTCGCGCTGCCTGTGGTGGCGCGCCTGACCGACGGCGGTCGACCGGTGACCAAGCGCCCGCGTGCTCTCGTCCTCGCCCCGACGCGCGAACTGGCCACGCAGATCAACGCGACCTTCGCGCCGCTTGCTGCTGCCGCCGGGCTCACGACGACGACCGTCTTCGGTGGCGTCGGCCAGAACCCGCAGGTTCGCGCCCTTCGTGATGGCGTCGACGTGCTCATCGCCTGCCCGGGGCGCCTCGAAGACCTGATCGGTCAGGGGCACGTGTCGCTCGACCGCGTCGAGATCACCGTGCTCGACGAGGCCGACCACATGGCCGACCTCGGCTTCTTGCCCGCCGTACGCCGGCTGTTGAATGCCACGCCACGCACCGGTCAGCGGATGCTCTTCTCGGCCACGCTCGACAAGGCGATCGACGTGCTGGTCAAGCAGTTCCTTTCGTCTCCGGTGACCCACGAGGCCGACTCGGCGCAGTCGCCGGTCGCCAAGATGAGCCACCACGTGCTGCACATCGCCCGCGATCAGCGGGTCCCGGTGCTGGTCGACCTGGCCAGCGCGCCCGGTCGTACGGTCGTGTTCACCCGCACCAAGCACGGCGCCAAGGCGCTGGCTCGCCAGTTGAACAAGAGCGGCGTCCCGACGGTCGACCTGCACGGCAACCTGGGCCAGAACGCGCGTACGCGCAACATGGCCGCCTTCCACTCCGGTGCGGCCACGACGCTGGTCGCCACCGATGTCGCCGCGCGCGGTATCCACGTCGACGGCGTCTCACTGGTGATCCACGCCGACCCGCCGGCCGAGCACAAGGCGTACCTGCACCGCTCCGGGCGTACGGCTCGCGCCGGCGCCGAGGGCACCGTGATCACGCTGATGACCGACGGCCAGCAAGGTGACGTACGGGCTCTCGCGCGCGCAGCCGGCATCTCGCCGCGTACGACGCGCGTCGGGGACACCGGCGCGCCGATCCTGCGCGAGTTGGCGCCGGGCGAGCGGACCCTGGTCCCCGGTGGGTTCGTCGTCGAGGCTCCGCACACGTCGGCTCCCTCCGGTTCGTCCACGGGCAAGCCGCGCCGCAACCGGCGCCGGTCGGGTGGGGGTGCTGGTGGTCAGTCGGGCGGTCAGTCTCGGGGCAGCCAGTCTCGGGGCGGCCAGTCTCGGGGCGGTCAGTCTCGGGGCGGCCAGTCTCGTGACGGCCAGTCCGGCACCCAATCACGCGGCAGCTCGTCGGGCGGTCAAGGTCGCCCGGCAGGGTCCAAGCCCAAGGGCCAGTCGACCCGTCGCCGCGGCGGCGCCCCGAGCGGCTCCGGTCGTACGCACAGCGCGGCGGGGTTCAGCTCCGGTCGCCGCTGA
- a CDS encoding N-acetyltransferase: MAYVDGQPGGALVCTVTPPDPAGVRGSYVEYIGVHRDARGRGVAKALLNTVLGDAASRGRDRVGLEVDADSPTGADGLYRAMGWETAYVTQSWHKDLVV, from the coding sequence TTGGCGTACGTCGATGGACAGCCCGGCGGTGCGCTGGTGTGCACCGTGACGCCACCGGACCCGGCGGGCGTACGCGGGTCGTACGTCGAATACATCGGCGTGCATCGTGACGCTCGCGGCCGGGGAGTCGCGAAGGCGTTGCTCAACACGGTGCTGGGTGACGCCGCGTCACGGGGACGTGATCGGGTCGGGCTCGAGGTCGACGCGGACTCGCCGACCGGCGCCGACGGGCTCTATCGCGCGATGGGCTGGGAGACGGCGTACGTCACGCAGAGTTGGCACAAGGACCTCGTCGTCTGA
- a CDS encoding acyl-CoA desaturase, with protein sequence MTTIQKKHRLGQTDPIAHLSRADIEQIGIELDAIRQDVLDSRGASDAAYIRRMVKTQRYLELGSRAVLLGSIFPPAFIAGTVGLSLAKILDNMEIGHNILHGQWDWMRDPKIHSSTWEWDMASPAVQWKHAHNDLHHTYTNVIGKDNDLGYGIMRVDEDQTWHPRYLAQPFWNFLNALIFEYGIAMYDVEIGEKIRGRGLKQALADDPKFREDVDLLLAKIKKQAGKDYVVHPLLSLVTGSFLTTLAANVIANVTRNVWSHSVIMCGHFPEGVETFERASIEGETKGDWYVRQMLGSANISGSKFMHTMTGNLSHQIEHHLFPDLPSNRYAEVAPKVQALFDKYDLAYCSRPLVPQVASAWHRVFRLSLPNGWLEQTNRTNVVSQVKKLWKLSRSDYRTRRKMLREMDRAAGRLESDRIAA encoded by the coding sequence ATGACCACGATCCAGAAGAAGCACCGCCTCGGTCAGACCGACCCCATCGCGCACCTCTCCCGAGCTGACATCGAACAGATCGGCATCGAACTCGACGCGATCCGTCAAGACGTCCTCGACTCCCGCGGCGCGTCCGACGCGGCGTACATCCGCCGGATGGTCAAGACGCAGCGCTACCTCGAACTCGGCAGCCGCGCCGTCCTGCTCGGCAGCATCTTCCCGCCGGCCTTCATCGCGGGCACGGTGGGGCTGTCGCTGGCCAAGATCCTCGACAACATGGAGATCGGCCACAACATCCTGCACGGCCAGTGGGACTGGATGCGCGACCCCAAGATCCACTCCTCGACCTGGGAGTGGGACATGGCGAGCCCCGCCGTGCAGTGGAAGCACGCCCACAACGATCTGCACCACACGTACACCAACGTCATCGGCAAGGACAACGACCTCGGCTACGGCATCATGCGCGTGGACGAGGACCAGACCTGGCACCCGCGGTATCTGGCGCAGCCGTTCTGGAACTTCCTCAACGCGCTGATCTTCGAGTACGGCATTGCGATGTACGACGTCGAGATCGGCGAGAAGATCCGCGGTCGCGGACTCAAGCAGGCGCTCGCCGACGACCCGAAATTCCGCGAGGACGTCGACCTGCTGCTGGCCAAGATCAAGAAGCAGGCCGGCAAGGACTATGTCGTACATCCCCTGCTGTCACTGGTGACGGGCTCGTTCCTGACCACGCTGGCCGCCAACGTGATCGCCAACGTGACCCGCAACGTGTGGAGCCACTCGGTGATCATGTGTGGTCACTTCCCCGAGGGCGTCGAGACTTTCGAGCGCGCTTCGATCGAGGGGGAGACCAAGGGCGACTGGTACGTCCGTCAGATGCTGGGCTCGGCCAACATCTCCGGCTCGAAGTTCATGCACACCATGACAGGCAACCTGTCGCACCAGATCGAGCATCACCTCTTCCCCGACCTGCCGTCCAACCGTTATGCCGAAGTCGCCCCGAAGGTGCAGGCACTTTTCGACAAGTACGACCTGGCCTACTGCTCGCGTCCGCTGGTGCCGCAGGTCGCCTCGGCGTGGCACCGAGTGTTCCGGCTTTCGCTGCCCAACGGCTGGCTTGAGCAGACCAACCGCACCAACGTGGTGTCGCAGGTCAAGAAGTTGTGGAAGCTCTCGCGCTCGGATTACCGGACCCGTCGCAAGATGCTGCGTGAGATGGATCGTGCGGCAGGTCGCCTCGAGTCCGACCGGATCGCTGCCTGA
- a CDS encoding ferredoxin reductase, producing the protein MTALMGGDAGARPWRDRAVRLVESLTTPALPADYLDLFAPLRSGADLRGRVVAVESETADAATIVIKPGRDWAGHVPGQYLRLGVDIDGVRHWRAYSLTHGPRSDGLISITAKALADGLVSNHLVRELKPGTLVHLEQAAGEFVLPVERDRDHAPRKLLFVTAGSGITPVMGMLRNLSASGALDGADRRYDIVVVHLNVAETTSIFRSELLDAHQRESIALHEHFDERDGLFDVTDLPTLVRDLDERETLACGPAPLLDALAEFLAGRGLKLQTEQFRLTRIEPGEGGSVTFAKQDKHLDLDGATPILQAAEEAGVLMPSGCRMGICMACVLPMKQGAVRDLRNGSVTTVDPGAAPHEWTKVQTCINAAAGECHLDH; encoded by the coding sequence ATGACGGCATTGATGGGTGGCGACGCCGGAGCGCGCCCTTGGCGTGACCGCGCCGTACGCCTGGTCGAGTCGCTCACCACTCCGGCGCTGCCGGCCGACTACCTCGACCTTTTCGCACCGCTGCGCTCGGGCGCCGACCTGCGCGGACGCGTCGTGGCGGTCGAATCCGAGACGGCGGACGCGGCCACCATCGTGATCAAGCCCGGGCGCGATTGGGCCGGGCACGTGCCAGGGCAATACCTGCGACTCGGCGTCGACATCGACGGCGTACGGCACTGGCGGGCGTACTCCCTGACGCACGGACCGCGCAGCGACGGCCTGATCTCGATTACCGCCAAGGCGTTGGCCGACGGGCTGGTCAGCAACCATCTGGTGCGCGAGCTAAAGCCGGGCACGCTGGTGCACCTCGAGCAGGCGGCCGGCGAGTTCGTGCTGCCGGTCGAGCGGGATCGAGACCACGCGCCGCGCAAGCTCCTGTTCGTCACCGCCGGATCGGGCATCACGCCCGTGATGGGGATGCTGCGCAACCTGAGCGCCTCGGGTGCGTTGGACGGGGCGGATCGGCGCTACGACATCGTCGTGGTCCACCTCAACGTGGCGGAGACGACGTCGATCTTCCGGTCCGAGTTGCTCGACGCGCATCAGCGCGAGTCGATCGCATTGCACGAACACTTCGACGAGCGTGACGGCCTCTTCGACGTCACCGATCTGCCCACCCTCGTACGCGACCTCGACGAACGCGAGACCCTCGCGTGCGGCCCGGCCCCGTTGCTGGACGCGCTCGCAGAGTTCTTGGCGGGACGGGGCCTGAAGTTGCAGACCGAGCAGTTCCGGCTGACGCGCATCGAGCCCGGCGAAGGCGGCAGCGTCACCTTCGCCAAGCAGGACAAGCACCTCGACCTCGATGGCGCGACCCCGATCCTGCAAGCCGCAGAGGAAGCGGGCGTGCTGATGCCGAGCGGATGCCGGATGGGCATCTGCATGGCCTGCGTGCTGCCCATGAAGCAAGGCGCCGTACGCGATCTGCGCAACGGCTCCGTGACCACCGTCGACCCGGGTGCCGCCCCGCATGAGTGGACGAAGGTGCAGACCTGCATCAACGCCGCCGCGGGCGAGTGCCACCTCGATCACTGA
- a CDS encoding helix-turn-helix domain-containing protein, with protein MTVTQMTPGLLHALQEPLAEVATHTIHAVMTQVPAYKEEFDGPLGVTIAQAVQMALSGFLRLAAAGRVGEAGPQSPTLEGAYALGRGEARSGRSADALLSAYRVGARVAWHELSQIAVERGAGAGQLATFAELVFAYIDELSAASVAGHADEMESSGRVRQAQLDQLAVALLRGDSADALTQAAAVAEWMPPPNLTAVLLPEAQVRPVIGLLDSPALRAPAGVSGLPEGTAVLMVGGFTGATRARLLKLLTGRSAVAGPTRPWLEVRGSYVRALRALPMLVEESIDTEARLAELILSADPEALRDLRERVLAPLARLRPATRDKLTETLRSWLLHQGRRDDIAAALFVHPQTVRYRMSQVREAYGDRLEDPEMIRGAHAGAGVSRADLSSAYVRSGLRRALQPPRRIADPGAGSGRRPDDLRARHRELPPTWPGASARLGLRRRRSSSHPHRACLRRRPGLRSGDDHGAAPRRQRDVRWRHR; from the coding sequence ATGACCGTGACCCAGATGACACCCGGACTGCTCCATGCGCTGCAAGAACCCCTTGCAGAGGTCGCCACCCACACGATCCACGCGGTGATGACCCAGGTGCCTGCCTACAAGGAGGAGTTCGACGGTCCCCTGGGCGTCACCATCGCCCAGGCCGTGCAGATGGCGCTGAGTGGATTCCTGCGGCTGGCCGCCGCCGGAAGAGTCGGGGAGGCAGGCCCGCAGAGCCCCACGCTCGAAGGGGCGTACGCCCTGGGCCGCGGCGAGGCGCGCTCAGGTCGCAGCGCCGACGCGTTGTTGTCGGCCTATCGGGTGGGGGCTCGGGTCGCGTGGCACGAGCTGTCCCAGATCGCGGTGGAGCGGGGTGCGGGCGCAGGACAACTGGCCACCTTCGCCGAACTGGTCTTCGCCTACATCGACGAGTTGTCGGCCGCCAGTGTCGCAGGGCACGCCGATGAGATGGAGAGCAGCGGGCGGGTACGACAGGCACAACTCGACCAGTTGGCCGTAGCCCTGTTGCGCGGTGACTCCGCGGACGCCCTTACGCAGGCTGCCGCGGTCGCCGAGTGGATGCCACCGCCGAACCTCACTGCGGTCCTGCTCCCCGAGGCACAGGTCCGACCGGTGATCGGTCTGCTCGACTCCCCCGCCCTGCGAGCGCCGGCCGGTGTCTCGGGGCTGCCTGAGGGGACGGCGGTGCTGATGGTCGGCGGCTTCACCGGCGCCACCCGAGCGCGCCTGCTCAAGCTGCTCACGGGCCGATCCGCGGTGGCGGGGCCGACCCGCCCCTGGCTGGAGGTACGCGGCTCGTACGTCCGCGCGCTGCGCGCGCTGCCGATGCTTGTCGAGGAGTCGATCGACACCGAGGCCAGGCTGGCAGAGCTGATCTTGTCCGCCGACCCAGAGGCACTGCGCGACCTGCGTGAGCGGGTGCTCGCTCCGCTGGCGCGATTGCGTCCTGCCACCCGCGACAAACTCACCGAGACACTGCGCTCCTGGCTGCTGCACCAGGGCCGCCGCGACGACATCGCCGCCGCCCTCTTCGTCCACCCGCAGACCGTGCGCTATCGGATGAGTCAGGTGCGCGAGGCGTACGGCGATCGCCTGGAGGACCCCGAGATGATCAGGGGAGCTCACGCTGGCGCTGGCGTGAGTCGAGCCGACTTATCCTCTGCGTATGTTCGCTCGGGCCTTCGTCGCGCTCTTCAGCCTCCTCGCCGCATTGCTGATCCCGGCGCCGGCTCAGGCCGCCGACCGGATGATCTTCGCGCTCGACATCGCGAACTCCCCCCAACCTGGCCAGGTGCGAGTGCGCGGCTGGGTCTTCGACGACGACGCTCCTCAAGCCACCCTCACCGTGCATGTCTACGTCGGCGCCCAGGGCTTCGATCTGGGGATGACCATGGTGCCGCGCCCAGACGTCAACGCGACGTACGGTGGCGGCATCGGTGA